In the Mesoplodon densirostris isolate mMesDen1 chromosome 11, mMesDen1 primary haplotype, whole genome shotgun sequence genome, GAGGAGTGCCCGCTGGCGGTCATCGCCGTGGTGGTCCAGTCCATCGTGGGCTGCGTCATCGACTCCTTCATGATCGGCACCATCATGGCCAAGATGGCCCGGCCCAAGAAGCGGGCGCAGACGCTGCTGTTCAGCCACCACGCGGTCATCTCGGTGCGCGACGGCAAGCTCTGCCTGATGTGGCGCGTGGGCAACCTGCGCAAGAGCCACATCGTGGAGGCCCACGTGCGGGCCCAGCTCATCAAGCCCTACATGACCCAGGAGGGCGAGTACCTGCCGCTGGACCAGCGGGACCTCAACGTGGGCTACGACATCGGCCTGGACCGCATCTTTCTGGTGTCGCCCATCATCATCGTCCACGAGATCGACGAGGACAGCCCGCTCTATGGCATGGGCAAGGAGGAGCTGGAGTCAGAGGACTTTGAGATCGTGGTCATCCTGGAGGGCATGGTGGAGGCCACTGCCATGACCACCCAGGCCCGCAGCTCCTACCTGGCCAGCGAGATCCTCTGGGGCCACCGCTTCGAGCCCGTGGTCTTTGAGGAGAAGAGCCACTACAAGGTGGACTACTCGCGCTTCCACAAGACCTACGAGGTGGCCGGCACACCCTGCTGCTCCGCCCGGGAGCTGCAGGAGAGCAAGATCACCGTCCTGCCCGCTCCACCGCCCCCGCCCAGTGCCTTCTGCTACGAGAACGAGCTGGCCCTCATGagccaggaggaagaggagatggaggaggaggcCGCGGCCGCTGCCGCTGTGGCCGCGGGCCTGGGCCTGGAGGCAGGCTCCAAGGAGGAGGCGGGCATCATCCGGATGCTGGAGTTTGGCAGCCACCTGGATCTGGAGCGCATGCAAGCCACCCTCCCGCTGGACAACATCTCCTACCGCAGGGAGTCCGCCATCTGACCTCCAGGCCCGCCCTCTCGCTTCCCACCAGAGCCTCTTCCGGGGGTGGGCTGCCAGGACACCTCCACCGCACTCAGGACAGAGTGGTTCACCCTGGCTCCATGGACCTTCTGGAGAGAGCTGGGGGCTTCAGAGACTGGGAGGCCCCTTCCTACTGACTCCAGAACCCAGGCCTGGGAAAGGACCAGGATACCCTCGGTCTGGTCAGCCTGGGTTCTCCAGCACCTACCCAGTGGCGGCTCAGGAACCCCAGACCCACCACCCTTTCCCCACCGACCCTTCAAGGACATTCCCCCTTTGCTCTCAGAACCTTGGGGAAGGCGGCTGGACTGTCGTGGGGTGGGCATCTTGGGGTTCCGGGGTGGGCCGGTGGTTAGtttgagggggtgggaggggtgtgcGTTTCTTTTGCATGACTGTGGTCTGTTGCTCATGACTTTCTTTCGTAAATATCTATAAATGGAGAGATGGAGGCACCACATCCACCTTCTGCCATTTGTACCTGCAGGGCGTGGAGCTGCAGCCCTCGCACTCCGCACCCCTCAAGCCCAACCTTCCCCTGCCCAGCTGGCTGGTCCCTTGAGACCCTCGGAGCCAGCTCTCTTGGCCCCTGGATAGTACTGGGTTTGGGTGCAGAAGTGGGACCTCAAGGAGCAGGGTAAGGGCCATCCCTCCCTGTGGGCCCTCTGGGCCTGCAGGCCCAGCCCAGGTTGACAATGGAGTTtgtaactatatatttttaataaagtatatGGTCCATTAGCGGTAGGCTGATTGAAGATGGAGGGTTGGGAAGAAGAGATAGAGGCaaacggagagagagagagaccaacatgatgcgtgtctgtgtgtggtacatatgtgtgtattgtgtacatgtgtgtatgggatgtgtttgtgtgtgtgtgtggtaggttTGTGTGtattgtgtatgtgtctgtgccCCTGTCTGAGAGACTGACCCTTGGAGGGAACTTCATCACCTGCTAGTCTCCTTCCTGGGAGCCAGTGGGAAGGATCCTAAGTGGCCCTAAGAGGTTTGAGTGGGTTTGAGTCAGAGCTTTGCTATTAACAAGCTGTGTGGCTGTCAGCAAGTTGCCCATCAGCTCTTGGTCTCAGCTTCACTATCTTTAGAATGGGATGAACCATACCTTCTTCCTAAGTGATGATGGGCAGGGGAAGCCTAGTGGACGTCAGCCAACCCTTTATGACTCAGGGAGAAGTGGGAAGAGCCTGCTTGGTTTACACCCCACATACCCACCCCTACCAGGCTGGGCTGATTAACTTGGCTGCAGGACACTGTGGTGGGAAGGGCTCTAGGGGGCAGCAGGGAAACCTGGTCATAGTCGGACCTGGTCTCTGCCTCACTGTGGGACCTTGGGTGAGTCCCTTCCCTGCCCCGGGCTTGTTAGCCTGTGCTGTGTAACAGGCCACCCTCCACTTAGACAACAATGGTTTATTCTTTCTGTGGTGCTGTAGGAGGGCTGGCCGGCTCCTCATCTGGTTTCTCTGGGCTCACTCCAGCAGCCCTGATCAGCAGGGAGATCAGCCAGGCTGTAAGATCCATGGGGGCCTCACTCACGTGTTGGGCGGTAGGTCTCACTGTTGGCCCAGGGGTGGGAGGGCACGGGGGGCCCTGGCTCTCCTCCAGTGGCCTCTCTTCCTCCAGTTGGCTATACCAGATCCCTTCCTGCTGCCTAAGAGGGTGAAGGCAGAATCTGCAAAGTCTCTGGAGCCTAGGCTTGAACTTGTATAACATCACTTCCATTGCATTTTATTGGCTAATCCCGGTCAGGATTCAAGGGGCAGGAAATCGACTCCACCCCTTGGGAGCGTGGTCAAGTCCCATTGCAAAGGGTGTACACACCCAGTGGAATGGTGGCCATAATCGCTCATCTATCACCGAAACTTCGAGTTTGAGGGTTCCTTCCAGCTCTATTTTACAGGCCAACTGTGTACCCAACATTCAGAGTCTGAGGAAGCAGAGGGCACCCTCCCTGCTCCCAGGAATCTTCTACGCAAAGGTGCAGCTCTCTCAGGAAACACAGGGAAGCAGGAGGCAGGCTCACCTGCTGTGAAGTGCTGTTGGCGGCTTGTGAATGACCACATTTCATCAGGCAACATTTGGCCATTTGGGTAAATCATGGTGCATTCCACATGCCTTAACAGTTTAATAGGAGAACCTGAGGCCTCTTTCCTGGAGAAAGGGGTCCAAGTCCCCAAAAACTCATTACAATGTCTCTTACTTGCATAACACCTTGCAAGGTAGGTGGGACAAGGGTTTGGTctcagagaggaaactgaggcccagagaacaaAGGGGTTGGCCTGAACCAAGGTGAGGACTGTCAGAAGCCCAGGGGCTGGCTTCCCCTTCACTCCAGTCCTCCCTGAGGCAGGGGCTaagagaggggggaggggctgcctcttttcctcctttgcCCCCACCCAGATTTCCCAGAGTGCACCTGTGACCTTTGGGGGCCTCGAAGGGCCTACAGGGGCCATCAGCAAGACAAAAGTGCAGCCGCTCACCTGCCCACGCTCTCAGAAGAGCGCCAGGTGGGAGCACCCCAGGgtctcaccccccaccccatccagcCCTGCAGACCCCTGGGAGGACCTCGTCTATCTCATCCTCTCCTGCCTGCTTCATCTCAGTGATGCTCTGGTGACCTGGGCTTGCCAGCAGTAGCTAAAGAAGACCTCAGGCTCAGGCACCCTTGGATACAGCACCTTCGACCTAGAGCACATCTTAGAGGCTGCCCAGCCCTCCACACATAAGGACAAGAGAGGAAGGAGTGTGGGCCCACCCTAAGAGGGCCTCCCGTCCAGAGTGATGTGGAGGCACTTCAGGGTCCCTCCCGAACACCTTCCTTGTCACCAATTTGCCACTTTGCTCAGACACCTGTGACAGTGGCTCCTTAAGGAGGGCTCATCTCTCTGTTTACATGCGAGTAGGACACTGGATAGACAAGTTTTGACAAGCGCCCGAAGCAAGGACTTTCTGGGGTGTCAAAGCGGAGGGCACTGGGGGTGGGCACGGGGGGGCGGGGGCCACAGGGGTGCAAGCCCAGAGCCCAGAGGCAAGCACGCAGCTGCAGGGAGGCTCCAAGGCTGCAAAGCCCTGCTGTTCTGCTCTGCGCTGACTCACCTTCCTTCTCCCACCTGCTCCCCTTCACagccctcccacctcccttcccctcccctgctccctggcAGGCAGCTCCTCTGATCTCTCACTTCACTCCCGGCTCCTGGCAGCACCGAGATAGGGGCGATCGCTGAATCTGGGGGTGTAAGAACCTTAGATATATATCACTAGCTTGGAGTCAGGGAAGGGGCCTCGGAGGAGTCGCCGAGCCCTTCCTGGCTCCACCCCATCTCCCCTGAGGGGCCAGGAAGCAGAGGCCCTGGCCCGTCCCCTCTCTACCCTCTTTCAGTCACAGCCCCGGACATCTggtgggagaaagggagagagaggtgagGGCTCACCCAGCTGACAGCCTGCCCTCATCCCGTCTAAAACCCCACCACTCGGGTCTAATTCTTCTAGGTTCATCTTTGCTTCCTCCTCCCCGGCTTCTGAAAAAACGCATTTTCCTTATGAACGCAAATTGcataaggaaaaatagaaaagaacctAGAAGGCGTTCAACTCAGCTGTTTCACCTCGTCGAATTCTCGCCTTATCTTTGTTAGGCTTTAGTTAGATCCGGTGGCTATGATCCCAGCCCCTTCTTCCTGGATCTGGTTTTTCTCACTGTAGCTTTTTCTGAGTACTGATTTTCTTTTGGTATTGATGGGTTCTATACattttccactttttatttttatttgtataaaggGTCCTGTGCCCCAGCACTGCTGAGCAAACTCCTGGTCGGGGGAGGCGGGTCGCTGAGGATACTGGCTgttgtatttacttatttgtttgtttgggccATGCTTcgtgcttgcaggatcttagttccttgaccagggattgaacccacgccctcagcagtgaaagtgcagaggcCTAAcctcattttccatttttaatgacAGTATAATGTTCAATATAATGTTCATAAAATCATAGAGGTCAGCGGGCCAACCCCTcgtttacaggtggggaaactgaggcccagaggggaatAACCTTGAACCCCACTCTCCTGGACCCCAACCCCGTGCCCTTTTCACCGCACCAACGACACACTTTGTGGGTccactgcaaaatgaaaatgtgtgtcCCTTGTTCACAAGTCGGGAACGCTGTGCCATTAAagacactaaaaataaaacattttcctttcttcagaTTACCTCCTCTGCTCATGTGCATGCCACATCATCCCACTGGACTTCACTCATAAAACTtacaagttcaaagataaaattaagaatttcaagacagagaCCACAGAGCACTGAACCGAGCTTGGGTCCCTCCCATGAAGCCAGCCCTCTGATGAGCTCTGTTGGCTTAATCCTTCCCCTCCTGTATCCAGATGAATCTCAGCATTTCTCCAAGATACACAGTGCTGTGATCAACATCTtcgtgccttttttttttctttttttaactttttcttcttgTGGCTGTCTGCTCAGGCTAAGTACTAACAGAACTCTGGACTGTGTGTGTCAGACTCTCTAAAACTGCAGCCCCCAGCATCTGAACCTTTGCACAAGGACGGTGTAGAGCTGGGTTCCTAGGATTAGAAAGGGGAGAAGTTTCAAAACCAAGCTCCCCCTCCACAGCTCCTCCAGGGGCTCCCTGTGGAGAGGGTGAGCGCAGATAAGGAAGACCGGCCGGCAATGGGCACAGCGCTGGTACCAGGGCACGGAGCCGAGAGCAACGGCATTTATGTCAATATTTGTGGAGGAAAGATCATGAGTATGAGAGCCGGGGGGTCTTGCCACCACCAGTTggtagctttgtgactttgggcaagttgatTTATGTCTAGGaaactgtttcctcatctgttaggAAGGGCCCTTCATATCTGTGTCACATGCTTGTTGTTTGGGTTAAATGAGACCTCGTACGTGACCAGGCACAGCAGGGTCTTGGGCATATTACTGGATCCAAATAaatgggaggacttccctggtggcgcagtggttaagcatccgcctgccaattcaggggacacgagttcgagccctggtctgggaagatcccacatgccgcggagcaactaagcccgtgcgccacaactactgagcctgcgctctagagcccgtgagccacaactactgagcctgcctgccacaactactgaagcccatgcacctagagcccaagctccgcaacaagagaagccaccgcagtgagaagcccgtgcaccacaaggaagagtagctccggctctctgcaactagagaaagcccgcgtgcagcaacaaagacccaacacagccaaaaaaaataaataaactaatttaaataaataaataatttaaaaataataataataaatgtgagTTGTCTTCCAGTCAGGATTTTGATGGATTTACCATATGAGACACAGTTTGAGAACTGACCCCTGAAATTCCTGGCAGCCATGCAAAAAGGGAAAACTGATAGGTCCCAGCTCACAGTATATGAGGACTAGGAGGCTAGAGGAGTTTGGGCTCTGAGTTACTATGCGATCCTGGATAATCTCTTTAGTTTTCTGAAACtcatttccttcatcttcaaagttAGACACTGGACTTAATGACCTCCAGGGACCTGGCACATATGTTCTTGTGTCTTTCAGAACATCTGAAGGTCTCAGGGAGACCGTGAGGAAGGACAGAATTGGCACTTGGCAAAATTGGGTCGACGCCCAAGCCTATCTTTGCCCCGTCCCGCAATCACTGGCAACCTCCAGGGCCCCCCACTTACTCTGCTCACTGCCTCAAACCTGGTATAGAATCCCTACACAAGCCCTTTGGGATCCCAGCCAGAGGCATTTGCCCAGGTCCTGGCCATCAGCTCACACATCAGCCCCGCCCATTACAGATTTCAAAGGCCTTctgtgtcattcattcattccttcatggaagaaatatttgttgagcacctactacaagCAAGGAGGAGGCTGGTCTAGCGGAGGGGATTCGGCACTGAACCAAACAGGCAAAGATGTAGCTGGGGCCTGGGCCCACAGCCGCTCAACCTTGGGCTGTGGTGTTGGGAGAGGGCTGGGAGGCCTGAGCCCCCTGGCCTTGGCCCTGCTGCCGGTGCTAAATGGGACCATGGGCAATTCCCAACACTCCATGCTCAAGCTTGGGACAGCAGCCAGGACTCCTTGGTTACAGTCGCCATAGCTGTCCACTGCGCTACAGGTACTATGGCAACAGGGCAGGTAGGCCAGAGCCCCTGCTGGCTGGTGTCAGCTCTCACAGTGCCCACAGTGGGAAGGAGGCCAAGAGGGGACTCCTGGTACCCACGGATGGGGGAAAACAGGCCCAGGGAGGGGGTTTGAGATGTCATACAAAGAGGCAGGTGCAGAGCTCAATCCAGAATCAGGCTCCTGACCCCCGACCTGTCACTAGGATTACCTCCTTCTGGGATGTGGCCCCTTGGAATGAGGGTCTGGAGGACAGCACCTGTGCCTCGTGCTTCTGGGACCTTCCCTGCCAGGGAGAGCCGAGGCTCAGCTTGCTGTCCTCTCCTTCTCAGCTCCTTCCAGGCCTGTCTAagcccttccttcctctccccatcctGGGTCTCCCTGCCAACACCTGGACCGGGGGGCTCAGGGCAGGTCCGTGGAGGTAGCAGAGGGTTCAGGACATGGGGACGGAATGGAGcgttctattattatccccattttacagatgagggggcTCAGAGAGGCCACGTGAATTACCCAAGGTCAGAGAGCAACTCAGGGCTCTGCCAGGGCTTTCTGGCCTTATGGTTGTTGGCGTTTTAGTCCCTGAGCCGCAGCGGAGGTTGGCTGATAGGAAAGCGAGGTCGGGGAGGCGGGCGCGTGTCGGGGGGAGGACAGCTACTCTTGGGGGGCTGGGCCAGGTGAGCAGGTGAGTCCAGCAGACTGAGGACCCTTTTCCTGCAGGCAGTGGGGAGACCTGGGTGGTCTTGGCGCAGAGGGGCGAGCGATGGGAGAGGCCTTTGGGAAGCTGCATATGGCGGCCAGTGGGCTGGAGTGGCCGGCAGGTCAGCAGCCCTGATGGGGTCCGGCCTCCATGAAGCCTTTAAGCTGCTTCTGGGGCCTCTCAAAGAAGCTGGATGGGGCAGCAGGAACAGACGGGGCAGTTTTCTGGGCTCAACGACGAGACAGGCCGAAGCGGGGATGCTGCCAGAGGAGCCtcagccgggggggggggggggggggggcgcggcGGGACGGATTACTGACGGGAAGTGGGAGGGGCTCCTGTCTTCTCCCTGACAGGTGCGAGGAGGGAGGACACGCACAGGTGAGCATGGCGAGCGGGCAAGGTGGGAACCGGGGCGAGGATGGACAGGGCTATTTCTAGTCCAGTCTCTGCAGGGAAGGCGTGGGTGACGAGGGGGCCCACAAACGGCCTTGCCGCCCCCTGGCGGCCCAGAACgcaggctgggggcggggagcacGGCCTTTGGCTGGGGAAGGCCCTGGCTCTTGGTGGCATCAGGAAGGACACAGCAGAAAGGGCAGGGCTAGGAGCCCGCAGCCTTGGCGAGGGGCCAGTGGCGCCCCTTCCTCTCTGGGTTGTCCTGAGTGATttgcttcccctctctgggcttcagctgTAAGAACGACCCAATAACAACTGTCCAACTTCCACAGGGGCCACAGTGTGCGGACTAGATGGCATCGTGCATGTGGATCCCGTCATACAGCGTCAGTCCTGGTCTGGgctcaggaaatgcaaattccttctcttcccctggAGATATGTGGGCCTGACTTGAAGATCTGGAAAATGAGTTCGCAGGAAGCAGCGGGCAGGGGGAGGTAGGCTTGGAAAACTCCTTCTGACATCCTggccacctccctgcccccagctctctgTCAGCCTCCCTGGGAGACACGTCACAGACCTGAGCCCACCTCCTCGAattacagatggggagactgaggccagcAAAGAGAAGGGATCTGCCCGTGGTCGTGCAGTAACTCAGGTGCCCAGCTGAAGCCAGGGCATCTCAAGCCTGACCCTTCTCCTCAGgcctgtctgtgaaatgggggtgatGATGGCTTCCTGCCAGGGCGCGGCTTGGGCTCACTGAGCTAGTGTGTGAGAGGGgccggcacacagtaggtgctcaggaaacggCTTCGCCTTCTGCTTATTGAGGTCACACTCAGGTACGCCGCTGTGGTTAGCACAGAGCTAGGGCGTCATCCAGGCCCCGGctgaatcctggctttgccacttgctGCTGAGTGATCTTGCACAAGCGACTTGGCCTCTCTGAACCTGTCtgttcttctgtgaaatggggaaagCCCCAGCTCCCCCTCCCAGGGCAGCTGGGCGGACAGAGGGAGATGACGAATGCACTATCAAGCCCCAGAGCAGCAccgtcctctccctcttcccagcCCATGCCCCACTCCTCGCACCCCACTATCAAGGCCCACACCTTGCCACTCCTGCAGGGCGGAGAGCCTGGCCTCAAAAAGACTGAGGCAACCTCTCCCATCTGGCAGGGAAGTGACTCCAGCTCGCCTCAGGCCCCCAAAATAGAGTCCCATTTCAGCTTCCAGCTCCTTCGTGGAGAGGCCCAGAGCTCCGTGCAAGGGTGCTTGGCTGCTGAGGGCCTGCAGCaaaccccctcccccctcccccatcctgccAGGCATTGCCAagctgtgaccttgggcctcTCCTGCCTCTGGGACACTATTTCTCCCAGAGGGCCATCATGCGAATCAGGACCCCCCAGTTCTCCACTGTATTATTCAAATGAGGTCCCCGGAGCCTTCAAGCCGTCCCTGTTTCCGAAGCCCTATCCCAGGGAGAGCAGAAGTTCCCaagggggcagaggagggagacAGGATGCTAGATCAGCAGTGCAGCCATACAGCTTACTCCTTCAGCCCCACAGAACCTTCTCCCCAGTGCTACACAGTTTCCTACCTCGGTGCCTTTACACCTGTGgttccctttcccttctcctcaTCTGCAGATGGGATtggaagccagactgcctgggcccAGAGTCCATGCTTTTAACCACTCTATGGTCACTCTGGAAGGAATCTAAGTAGAGGGATGGCATGAGCAAAGCATGGTCCCATGAAAGAAGGGACTGCTACCAATGGGCAGAATGTTTGGGGTTTCTGGAGACACAAGGGGACTTCACTCTTTCCCttgttttaaagataagaaacaggcacagagaagtgcaataatttgcccaagatcactatTGAGTGAGGAAGCTGGAATTTGAGCCcggggtcggggggggggggtctgTCTCCAGAGCCACACCCCACACCCTCATAGCTGGCCTCTGGGTAGGGGTTCAAGAGGTTTGCTAGATGTGGAACGGAATGAATGCCTTGATGGGATTCTAGCTGGTGGGCCCACTGCTCACCAGCTGTGCATCTTTGGGCAAACCTCCTTGCTTGGCACACCTGCCTCACCTGTCAGCATGGCGCTGAGAACTTTCCCAGTGGAAGTAGGGGATTGAGGGACCCACATCTTGGGGCCCTTTGACTCTCAGATTCTAGGTCTGGTGAGCCGGTGGTGGGAAAGGGGTGGagatgggtgggaggtgggggcagggtggggcaggCGGAAGACTGGAGATGCTTCAGCTGCATCCCAGTGCATGAGCCCACAGGTCAGTCAGCTCCTCTGGGTTAAAAGTGAAGTCACATTTCCAGAAGCCCAGGCTCCCAACTGCTCAGCTTCTAGGCAGGCAAAAGGAGACAGGCCCTCTTCCAACAGTTCCAGCCCTCCCAGAATCCACTGGCCAGGCTTGAGGCACATGCCCTGAGCCCACCACTGTGGCCAGGGGCATGGACCACTCTGATTGGCAGGCATGAGTCGTAGGCATGGAGAGGCTCCTTGTTTTAATGGGGAGACTGGCAACCTGGGGGGAGATGGAGTGGGAGGCCAGAGAGgctgaaaaggaaggaaggagaagggaggaaggaaaccagGAACCAGAGGTGAAAGACAATGGCTGGGCAAGATGAGGTCcaccctctccagcctcagcTAACCTCTGGTCAGACGCAAGCACAGAACCTGGGAGTCGGGGACAGGCTCTGCTGGgctatgtgacctcaggcaaaccACACCAcgtctctgagactcagttttctcatctggaacaTGGGTGCAATAGTAACACAAACCTCATGGGCTGTTATGAGAGTGTAAAGGAGATTAATCACTTCGCTCATGGCAGTTGTTATTTTTATCCTCATCCTTCAAAGTTCACCTCTCAATCCCTGTGCAGGTGTTGACCCTGGCTCCGCACCAGATGGTTGGTAAAGCACCTTTCTAGCCATCATCTGCTGTGGTCCTGCTCCTGCCCTGGGAGGTACtggtatccccattttacaggtgtgaAAACCAGCCTGGGAGCTTGAATGGCCTACGAGTCAAGGTTCCTCAGCTGGTCAGAGCCGCGACCTCACCCAGACTCTGAAGCCTGAGTTCCTTCCATCACATCAGCTGTtcgttgaatttttaaaagtgagaggGGAAACCATTCCtcacctcagtttcccctcctgcCGCAGAGGGAACCAGAGTGATCCAATCCTCCCCTCCCCGGGGAAGTCCACGCCAGGCAAGTGGTTACTAAAAATTCTCGGGCTGCATGCCAGCCCCGGGGGTCCCTGCGCGATCCCTGGGGTCCCTTCCGACCCCGTGGTGGCCTCGGGGGCTGCAGGCTGAGTGCACCCGGCGGACGTGTCCCCTCATTCGGGTTCCTGCGGTGTTGGGAAGCCCCGGCATACAGCTCAGAGGGTCTCTGAGGCTTGAGCCCTGCTCCGCCCTCTCTCCTTGCCACCAACACGCAGAGGGTGCCTCATACCGTCTCATTAGATGCTCCTCCACTACCTCGAGGCAGGACAATCCGCCCGTTCTAGGCACGGAGATTCGAGCTCTGGAGGTGAAGCCACTTCCAAGGAAAGGGCAGAAGGCTGGAGGCGGGATTTGGGCCCAGGTGTCTTTGTCCCCATATTTTGTTTGGGACACCAGAATCTGCTAAGTGCTCTTCACAGACATTATCCAGTCCAGCGTTGCTCCTGCCGTGGGCCCCGGGCATCCAGACCAGGTCATCAGCTGCGCTGTCAGGTATAGTAGCCACGACCCACAGGGAGCACTTGACTCGTGGCTGGTTGGAGTTGAGAAGTGctgtaaatgtaaaacacacaacCGATTTCGAGGTCTTAgtacttaaaaaaagaatacaaaatatctcatttataattttttatggttgattacatgttaaaaattatacttaagataaattgggttaaataaaatatgtaattaaaatattttatttatttattaaataaattttattttatgtattaaaatatataatta is a window encoding:
- the KCNJ4 gene encoding inward rectifier potassium channel 4 translates to MHGHSRNGQAHVPRRKRRNRFVKKNGQCNVYFANLSNKSQRYMADIFTTCVDTRWRYMLMIFSAAFLVSWLFFGLLFWCIAFFHGDLEAGPVGAAAGAPVAGGGGAAPAAPKPCIMHVNGFLGAFLFSVETQTTIGYGFRCVTEECPLAVIAVVVQSIVGCVIDSFMIGTIMAKMARPKKRAQTLLFSHHAVISVRDGKLCLMWRVGNLRKSHIVEAHVRAQLIKPYMTQEGEYLPLDQRDLNVGYDIGLDRIFLVSPIIIVHEIDEDSPLYGMGKEELESEDFEIVVILEGMVEATAMTTQARSSYLASEILWGHRFEPVVFEEKSHYKVDYSRFHKTYEVAGTPCCSARELQESKITVLPAPPPPPSAFCYENELALMSQEEEEMEEEAAAAAAVAAGLGLEAGSKEEAGIIRMLEFGSHLDLERMQATLPLDNISYRRESAI